In Nocardia sp. NBC_00403, one DNA window encodes the following:
- a CDS encoding cation:proton antiporter has protein sequence MTFSTLALVVALGLCGPILAVRRSWRIPVILGELIAGILFGSTGFGFLHTSDPIFTFLANMGFAVVMFVAGTHVPVRDPAVRSALGVGAIRAGMVGLLAAAAGFGLAEWFGTGHGGIYAVLMASSSAALVLPIIDSLGLRGKPVLALTAQVAIADTACVIALPLVIDPAEAGRAALGAIAVAVAAAILFLVLRQLELSGARRRVHRLSEDRAFALELRVSLAVLFALCALATQTHVSIMLAGFAAGLAVAGIGEPRRVARQLFAINDGFLGPLFFVWLGARLNLREFGEHPKLIGLGLFLGVGAILVHLATRAVGQPLAFGALAAAQIGVPVAAVTVGTQLHVLVPGESSAVMLGTLCTIAGAALAPSWTAGATRADD, from the coding sequence GTGACGTTCTCCACCCTGGCACTTGTCGTGGCGCTCGGCCTGTGCGGACCGATCCTCGCCGTGCGTCGGTCGTGGCGCATTCCGGTGATCCTGGGCGAGTTGATCGCCGGAATCCTCTTCGGCAGCACGGGTTTCGGGTTCCTGCACACTTCGGATCCGATTTTCACCTTCCTGGCGAATATGGGTTTCGCGGTGGTGATGTTCGTTGCGGGAACCCATGTCCCGGTGCGGGATCCGGCCGTCCGATCGGCGCTCGGGGTGGGCGCAATTCGTGCCGGTATGGTCGGATTGCTCGCCGCGGCAGCAGGTTTCGGGCTGGCCGAGTGGTTCGGCACCGGGCACGGCGGGATCTATGCGGTACTCATGGCTTCTTCGTCGGCGGCGCTGGTGCTGCCGATCATCGACTCGCTCGGCTTACGGGGAAAGCCGGTACTGGCATTGACAGCCCAGGTCGCCATTGCCGATACCGCATGCGTGATTGCGTTGCCGCTTGTCATCGACCCCGCCGAGGCGGGGCGCGCGGCACTCGGCGCCATCGCGGTGGCAGTGGCCGCCGCCATCTTGTTCCTGGTTTTGCGGCAGCTCGAGCTCTCCGGTGCGCGCCGCCGCGTGCACCGCCTGTCCGAGGACCGCGCCTTCGCCCTAGAGCTGCGGGTGAGTCTCGCCGTGTTGTTCGCACTGTGCGCGCTGGCAACCCAGACGCACGTATCGATCATGTTGGCGGGCTTCGCCGCCGGGCTTGCGGTCGCCGGGATCGGGGAGCCACGCCGGGTCGCCCGTCAGCTCTTCGCCATCAATGACGGCTTTCTCGGTCCGCTGTTCTTCGTCTGGCTCGGCGCCCGGCTCAATCTGCGCGAATTCGGCGAGCATCCGAAGCTGATCGGGCTCGGCCTGTTCCTCGGCGTCGGGGCGATCCTTGTGCATCTGGCGACCCGAGCCGTCGGACAGCCGCTGGCCTTCGGCGCGCTTGCCGCCGCACAGATCGGCGTGCCGGTCGCCGCGGTAACCGTGGGCACCCAACTGCATGTTCTGGTGCCGGGAGAATCTTCGGCCGTGATGCTCGGGACACTGTGCACGATCGCCGGGGCCGCATTGGCGCCAAGCTGGACAGCGGGCGCCACAAGAGCCGATGACTAA
- a CDS encoding RNA-binding S4 domain-containing protein, protein MAPAVPGNQNTATQARVDSWTWAVRLFKTRSAAAEACRGGHVRVNGAAAKPAQPVRPGDEVRIRAGGIERIVIVERIVTKRVGPPIAAQCLIDHSPPPPSREILATMPRRDRGSGRPTKRERRETDRLLGREDS, encoded by the coding sequence GGCACCAGCCGTACCCGGCAATCAGAACACCGCGACACAGGCGCGAGTCGACTCGTGGACGTGGGCGGTGCGTCTGTTCAAAACAAGGTCCGCGGCGGCTGAGGCTTGTCGCGGAGGGCACGTCCGCGTCAATGGCGCCGCGGCCAAACCTGCCCAACCGGTACGCCCCGGCGACGAGGTGCGAATCCGCGCCGGTGGCATCGAGCGCATCGTGATCGTGGAGCGAATCGTCACCAAACGTGTCGGACCTCCGATTGCTGCGCAATGCCTGATCGACCACAGCCCGCCGCCGCCCTCGCGCGAGATTCTCGCGACGATGCCGCGCCGCGACCGGGGCTCGGGTCGGCCGACCAAACGTGAACGCCGGGAGACCGATCGGCTGCTCGGCCGCGAAGACAGTTGA